A region from the Rufibacter sp. DG15C genome encodes:
- a CDS encoding histidine phosphatase family protein, with product MRHATTLEKVPGQTDLERELTPLGHSQAVTAGLWLKEKKLVPDLILCSPAVRTQSTLAGVLAGLGVSVPVQTEKDIYHGDEEDLMHLLETVDASVQTLLYIGHNPTIGYFANALTQRRVSFSPATILDLVPKEEDATGKATSTFHLQERFIAPVDSF from the coding sequence ATGAGGCACGCTACAACGCTGGAAAAAGTTCCGGGCCAGACAGACCTGGAGCGTGAACTCACCCCGCTAGGCCATAGCCAGGCTGTCACGGCAGGACTCTGGCTAAAAGAGAAAAAGCTGGTGCCAGACTTGATTCTCTGCAGTCCGGCGGTACGTACGCAATCTACCCTGGCTGGGGTTTTAGCGGGGCTGGGCGTATCTGTACCTGTGCAGACAGAAAAAGATATTTACCATGGGGATGAAGAAGATTTAATGCACCTTTTAGAAACCGTAGATGCCTCTGTGCAGACTCTATTATATATAGGGCATAATCCTACCATTGGGTATTTTGCCAATGCGCTTACACAAAGAAGAGTTAGTTTCTCACCAGCCACCATCCTGGATTTGGTCCCGAAAGAAGAAGATGCCACTGGTAAGGCGACAAGCACCTTTCATCTACAGGAAAGGTTCATAGCCCCAGTAGATTCATTTTAG
- a CDS encoding ParA family protein, whose product MATTIVSVINQKGGTGKTTTTINLGSALQKLGKRVLLIDLDPQANLSYSLGITEPERTLADVFTGQHSLSDILQECGGLQVAPGTNDLVDVEISLVGQESREEFLQSMLQEAKGFDYILIDCPPSLSLLTVNALTASHEVIIPLQMEVLTLQGLGQILNTVKQIKSTLNPKLKVKGIVVVMYDKRRKLSLEIEEYLQENVEERIFDQRIRLNVKLAEAPSFGKSVIEYDPASNGAKDYLGLAKEYLAAK is encoded by the coding sequence ATGGCAACAACTATCGTATCGGTCATCAACCAAAAGGGGGGTACTGGCAAAACCACTACTACCATTAATCTGGGAAGCGCGCTCCAAAAGCTAGGAAAGCGGGTGCTGTTGATCGATTTAGACCCACAAGCCAACTTATCTTACTCCCTGGGCATTACAGAACCTGAGCGTACTTTAGCAGATGTATTCACCGGCCAGCACAGCTTGTCAGACATTCTGCAAGAATGCGGCGGCCTGCAAGTGGCGCCTGGTACCAATGACCTGGTAGACGTGGAGATATCTTTGGTAGGACAGGAGAGCCGCGAGGAGTTTCTGCAGAGCATGTTACAAGAAGCCAAGGGGTTTGACTACATCTTGATAGATTGTCCGCCTTCGCTGTCCTTGTTGACGGTCAATGCGCTTACAGCTTCACATGAGGTGATCATTCCTTTGCAGATGGAGGTGTTGACGCTGCAGGGCCTTGGTCAGATCCTGAACACGGTAAAGCAGATTAAATCCACGCTCAACCCCAAACTAAAGGTGAAAGGCATAGTGGTGGTTATGTATGACAAACGCCGCAAGCTGAGCCTAGAGATAGAAGAGTACCTGCAGGAAAACGTGGAGGAGCGTATTTTTGACCAGCGCATCAGGCTAAATGTAAAGCTTGCTGAAGCACCTTCTTTTGGGAAGAGTGTGATAGAATATGACCCGGCTTCTAATGGAGCCAAAGATTATTTAGGACTAGCCAAAGAATACTTGGCTGCTAAATAA
- a CDS encoding HAMP domain-containing protein, producing MALGKNLKLNKDKLIGKSEAEKPAAQPVEAPAQTTVEETPVAAQAEEPTPAAVDANVSENGMNDAPQADSGAGDEEAERIDEIPLLAVPLVQADQARRSNTPRLQYQLQDNDYINEQLNRVLYALDAFKKGDVSVRLTKQNNDIFSEIAEAYNSMVEMIGGVGGEVSRISKVAGVEGNLKARASAENASGFWKDMINNINGLVDSIAVPVLEVGKVLKNISRGNLDETFQIPVSGDFKVMAETINRTIDNLNLFAGEVTRVALEVGTEGRLGGQASVPNVAGIWKELTDNVNAMASNLTSQVRDIAKVTTAVAQGNLTQKVTVDLKGEMLQLKENINQMVDSLNIFGDEVTRVAREVGTEGKLGGQARVPNVGGTWKELTDNVNTMASNLTSQLRDIANVATAVAKGDLSQKITVNVRGEIADLKDIINQMVDSLNIFADEVTRVAREVGTEGKLGGQASVPNVGGTWKELTDNVNTMAGNLTLQVRDIANVATAVAKGDLSQKITVNVRGELAELKDNLNQMVDSLNIFADEVTRVAREVGTEGILGGQANVPNVAGTWKALTDNVNYMASNLTLQVRDIANVATAVAKGDLSQKMTVDVKGEILELKDNLNQMVDSLNIFADEVTRVAREVGTEGILGGQANVPNVGGVWKDLTDNVNSMASNLTLQVRDIANVATAVAKGDLSQKMTVNVQGEILQLKDILNQMVDSLNTFAGEVTRVALEVGTEGILGGQANVPNVAGTWKALTDNVNSMASNLTLQVRDIANVATAVAKGDLSQKMTVNVKGEILELKNILNQMVDSLNIFAGEVTRVALEVGTEGKLGGQASVPNVGGVWKDLTDNVNYMASNLTHQVRDIANVATAVAKGDLGQKMTVEVRGEILELKNILNQMVDSLNVFAGEVTRVALEVGTEGKLGGQASVPNVGGVWKDLTDNVNYMASNLTLQVRDIANVATAVAKGDLSQKMTVNVKGEILELKNILNQMVDSLNVFGDEVTRVAREVGTEGKLGAQASVPNVGGTWKELTENVNYMASQLTSQVRDIAKVATAVARGDLSQKVTVDVKGEILELKENLNQMVDSLNIFADEVTRVAREVGTEGKLGGQANVPKVRGTWKELTDNVNTMAANLTSQVRDIAKVAIGVAKGDLSQKVTVDVKGELLELKENINRMVDSLNIFAGEVTRVALEVGTEGKLGGQAKVPNIGGVWKDLTDNVNVMASNLTTQVRGIVKVVTAVSKGDLTQKLTLQAKGELADLADTINSMVEDLNRLAGEVSRVARVAGVEGKLTERATVSGVSGSWKELVDTLNDLLESIVTPVLEVSRVVRAISEGDLTQKVEIHTAGDILAMSNALNLAVDNLNALLGEINESSLIVGSSSEDMAAKGLEMNRVTVDVALSMQQMAEGAQNQALKTDQAFKLIEEIMKATKETANKADVVNRSAVMGEETSQLGLKTVAEVVKNMEEISSSAALTAKTIEVLSTRSQEISKSLGVITDIAAQTNLLALNAAIEAARAGEAGRGFAVVAEEIRKLAEGSRKSASEIAILVEDVKKDTSSAAAAIATMEGRVLKGKNATFEASGAFKNIATSSGETLRSAQDILVSTEVQKSSIGDVVKYVEEVVAIAEQTASGTQQVASTAKQLSASMQELTTSSQRLNDIADDLQLGISAFKLINGNIVFPNRNQRKLSPVPTRKRSFTPDSEEEEELLRKATRKAGKNRGQE from the coding sequence ATGGCTTTAGGTAAAAACTTAAAACTCAATAAGGACAAGTTGATTGGGAAGTCAGAAGCTGAGAAACCTGCGGCCCAGCCGGTAGAGGCTCCAGCACAAACAACCGTAGAAGAGACCCCTGTGGCAGCGCAGGCAGAGGAGCCAACTCCCGCCGCAGTAGATGCCAATGTTTCTGAAAACGGTATGAATGACGCTCCCCAAGCAGACTCAGGTGCAGGAGATGAAGAGGCAGAGAGGATTGATGAGATTCCTTTATTGGCAGTGCCGTTAGTGCAAGCGGACCAGGCCAGACGTAGCAATACGCCCAGGCTGCAGTACCAATTGCAAGACAATGATTACATCAATGAGCAGTTGAACCGCGTTCTCTACGCGCTAGACGCGTTTAAGAAAGGTGACGTTTCTGTAAGGTTAACCAAGCAGAACAATGACATCTTCTCTGAGATAGCCGAAGCCTACAACTCCATGGTGGAGATGATTGGTGGGGTAGGAGGCGAGGTATCCCGTATCTCCAAAGTTGCCGGGGTAGAAGGTAACCTGAAAGCCCGTGCCTCTGCTGAGAACGCCTCTGGTTTCTGGAAGGACATGATCAACAATATCAACGGCTTGGTGGACTCCATCGCCGTTCCGGTATTGGAGGTAGGCAAGGTATTGAAGAACATCTCTAGGGGTAACCTAGATGAGACATTCCAGATTCCTGTGTCTGGTGACTTCAAGGTCATGGCCGAAACCATCAACCGTACCATTGACAACCTAAACCTATTTGCCGGTGAGGTAACCCGTGTGGCCCTTGAAGTGGGTACTGAAGGTAGATTGGGTGGACAAGCCTCCGTGCCAAACGTTGCCGGAATCTGGAAAGAGCTGACTGACAATGTAAACGCGATGGCGTCTAACCTTACCTCTCAGGTACGGGACATTGCCAAGGTAACCACTGCGGTTGCACAGGGTAACCTAACCCAGAAAGTAACCGTGGACCTGAAAGGCGAAATGTTGCAGCTGAAGGAGAACATCAACCAAATGGTGGACTCACTCAACATCTTCGGGGATGAAGTAACCAGAGTGGCCCGTGAAGTAGGTACCGAGGGTAAACTAGGCGGTCAGGCCCGTGTACCAAATGTAGGCGGTACCTGGAAAGAACTAACAGACAACGTGAATACCATGGCTAGCAATTTGACTAGCCAGCTGCGTGATATAGCCAATGTTGCCACCGCTGTTGCAAAGGGTGACTTGAGCCAAAAGATTACCGTTAACGTGCGTGGTGAGATTGCTGACCTGAAAGACATCATCAACCAGATGGTGGATTCACTCAACATCTTTGCGGACGAGGTAACCCGTGTTGCTCGTGAAGTGGGTACCGAAGGTAAGCTGGGCGGACAAGCAAGCGTGCCAAACGTAGGTGGTACCTGGAAGGAGTTGACGGACAACGTGAACACCATGGCCGGTAACTTGACCCTGCAGGTACGTGACATTGCCAACGTAGCAACTGCGGTAGCAAAAGGTGACTTGAGCCAGAAAATCACCGTGAATGTACGTGGTGAGTTAGCTGAGCTGAAGGACAACCTGAACCAGATGGTGGACAGCCTTAACATCTTCGCCGATGAGGTAACCCGTGTGGCAAGAGAGGTAGGCACCGAGGGTATTCTAGGGGGTCAGGCCAACGTACCAAACGTAGCCGGTACTTGGAAAGCCCTAACTGACAATGTTAATTACATGGCGTCAAACTTGACGCTGCAAGTACGTGATATAGCCAATGTTGCCACCGCGGTAGCAAAAGGTGACCTAAGCCAGAAGATGACGGTTGATGTAAAAGGAGAAATCCTGGAGCTGAAGGACAACCTGAACCAAATGGTGGATTCACTCAACATCTTCGCGGATGAGGTAACCAGAGTGGCCCGCGAAGTGGGTACCGAGGGTATTTTGGGTGGACAAGCAAATGTTCCGAATGTGGGCGGTGTATGGAAAGACCTCACAGACAATGTGAATTCCATGGCCTCCAACCTAACGCTTCAGGTACGCGACATTGCGAATGTTGCAACGGCTGTGGCAAAGGGTGACCTGAGCCAGAAGATGACGGTGAATGTACAAGGTGAGATTCTTCAACTGAAGGATATCCTAAACCAAATGGTGGACTCCCTGAATACGTTTGCTGGTGAGGTAACCCGGGTGGCGCTTGAAGTAGGAACCGAAGGAATCTTAGGTGGCCAAGCCAACGTGCCAAACGTGGCCGGAACCTGGAAAGCGTTGACCGACAACGTAAACTCCATGGCATCCAACCTTACGCTGCAAGTACGCGACATCGCCAACGTGGCGACCGCCGTAGCCAAAGGGGATTTGAGCCAGAAGATGACGGTGAACGTGAAGGGCGAAATCCTGGAGCTGAAGAATATCCTGAACCAGATGGTAGACAGCCTTAACATCTTCGCGGGTGAGGTAACTCGTGTGGCGTTGGAGGTAGGTACCGAGGGTAAATTGGGTGGCCAGGCATCAGTTCCAAATGTGGGCGGTGTATGGAAAGACTTAACGGATAACGTGAACTACATGGCCTCTAACCTGACCCATCAGGTACGGGACATTGCCAACGTAGCAACCGCCGTAGCAAAAGGAGATTTGGGTCAGAAAATGACCGTTGAGGTAAGAGGCGAAATCCTTGAACTGAAGAACATCCTGAACCAAATGGTGGATTCACTTAACGTGTTTGCCGGGGAAGTAACCCGCGTGGCGTTGGAAGTGGGTACTGAAGGAAAATTAGGTGGACAAGCCAGTGTGCCAAATGTAGGTGGTGTTTGGAAAGATCTCACTGACAATGTAAACTACATGGCCTCTAACCTGACGTTGCAAGTGCGTGACATCGCCAACGTAGCGACCGCCGTAGCCAAAGGGGATTTGAGCCAGAAGATGACCGTGAACGTGAAGGGTGAGATTCTTGAACTCAAGAATATCCTGAACCAGATGGTGGACTCCCTAAACGTATTTGGTGATGAGGTAACCAGAGTAGCCCGCGAAGTGGGTACCGAGGGTAAACTGGGAGCGCAAGCTTCTGTGCCAAACGTAGGAGGAACCTGGAAAGAATTAACTGAGAACGTAAACTACATGGCAAGTCAGTTGACGAGCCAGGTACGTGATATTGCTAAGGTAGCAACCGCGGTTGCCCGTGGCGACTTGAGCCAGAAAGTGACGGTAGATGTGAAAGGCGAAATCCTAGAGCTAAAAGAAAACCTGAACCAGATGGTGGATAGCTTGAACATCTTCGCAGACGAGGTAACCCGTGTGGCAAGAGAAGTGGGTACCGAGGGTAAACTAGGCGGTCAGGCGAATGTTCCGAAGGTACGTGGTACCTGGAAAGAGCTGACGGATAACGTGAACACCATGGCCGCCAACTTAACTTCTCAGGTACGTGACATTGCAAAAGTTGCGATTGGCGTGGCAAAAGGCGATTTGAGCCAGAAGGTGACAGTAGATGTAAAAGGAGAACTCTTGGAGCTGAAAGAGAACATCAATAGAATGGTGGACTCTCTGAACATCTTCGCAGGTGAGGTAACCAGAGTGGCGCTTGAAGTAGGTACGGAAGGTAAACTAGGCGGACAAGCCAAAGTGCCGAACATTGGAGGGGTATGGAAAGACCTGACCGACAATGTGAATGTGATGGCCTCTAATCTGACCACGCAGGTACGCGGTATTGTGAAAGTAGTAACCGCAGTATCTAAAGGTGACCTTACTCAGAAACTGACTTTACAAGCCAAAGGCGAACTAGCAGACCTGGCAGACACCATCAACAGCATGGTGGAAGACTTGAACCGCTTAGCGGGTGAAGTTAGCCGGGTGGCCAGAGTAGCGGGTGTGGAAGGTAAACTGACAGAGCGTGCCACGGTAAGCGGTGTGTCTGGAAGCTGGAAAGAACTAGTAGATACACTTAATGACCTTTTAGAGTCCATCGTGACTCCGGTTCTGGAAGTGTCACGCGTAGTACGCGCCATCTCTGAAGGTGATTTAACACAGAAAGTAGAAATTCATACCGCCGGAGATATCCTGGCCATGTCCAATGCCTTGAACCTGGCGGTAGATAACTTGAATGCCCTATTAGGTGAAATCAATGAAAGCTCCTTGATTGTAGGAAGTTCTTCAGAAGATATGGCTGCTAAGGGTCTAGAGATGAACAGGGTAACGGTAGACGTTGCTCTCTCTATGCAACAAATGGCAGAGGGTGCGCAGAACCAAGCTTTGAAAACTGACCAAGCCTTTAAACTGATTGAAGAAATCATGAAGGCCACCAAAGAAACCGCCAACAAGGCAGACGTGGTGAACCGCTCAGCGGTAATGGGTGAGGAGACTTCCCAGCTAGGTCTGAAAACAGTGGCTGAGGTGGTGAAGAACATGGAAGAGATTTCATCTTCTGCGGCTCTTACCGCTAAAACCATTGAAGTATTGAGTACCCGTAGCCAAGAGATCTCTAAGTCTCTTGGGGTGATCACAGACATTGCGGCCCAAACCAACTTGTTGGCCTTGAACGCGGCCATTGAAGCGGCCAGAGCGGGCGAGGCAGGTAGAGGGTTCGCGGTAGTAGCCGAAGAGATTCGGAAACTGGCCGAGGGATCACGGAAGTCTGCAAGTGAGATTGCCATTCTGGTAGAAGACGTGAAGAAAGATACTTCTTCTGCGGCAGCGGCTATCGCGACCATGGAAGGCCGTGTATTGAAAGGAAAGAACGCTACGTTTGAAGCGTCTGGCGCCTTTAAAAACATTGCGACTTCCAGTGGTGAAACGCTCCGCTCTGCCCAGGACATCTTGGTGTCAACTGAGGTGCAGAAGTCATCCATTGGCGACGTTGTGAAGTACGTGGAAGAAGTAGTAGCCATTGCCGAACAAACGGCCTCTGGTACCCAGCAGGTAGCTAGTACGGCTAAGCAATTGTCTGCTTCCATGCAAGAACTGACCACGTCCAGCCAGCGTCTGAATGACATTGCAGATGACTTGCAGTTGGGTATTTCTGCCTTCAAGTTGATCAATGGTAACATAGTTTTCCCTAACCGTAACCAGCGCAAGTTGAGTCCGGTACCTACCAGAAAGCGTAGCTTTACGCCAGACAGCGAGGAAGAAGAAGAGTTATTAAGAAAAGCCACTAGAAAAGCAGGGAAAAATAGAGGACAAGAGTAA
- a CDS encoding chemotaxis protein CheW: MEVQNAREKKDTVVEPMVHLIVFKLGIEEFGVRIEQVKEVTITPEITRMPKTPSFIKGVANIRGDILAIMDLEERFQVERSASTDRHTYTLVIEAKDYTLGFIVKEVPQSLTLPVSSIDKAPSFIQDININENFIEGIGKIDNRLIIVLDIFKILTSDEIMELRG; this comes from the coding sequence ATGGAGGTACAAAACGCCCGCGAGAAGAAGGACACCGTTGTTGAACCAATGGTCCACCTGATTGTCTTCAAGCTTGGTATAGAAGAGTTTGGAGTGCGTATTGAGCAGGTGAAAGAGGTAACCATTACCCCCGAAATCACCCGCATGCCCAAAACTCCTTCCTTCATTAAAGGAGTGGCCAATATTAGAGGGGATATCCTAGCCATTATGGATTTAGAGGAGCGCTTCCAGGTGGAGCGCTCCGCTTCCACAGATCGGCATACGTATACCCTTGTCATTGAAGCCAAAGATTATACCTTAGGATTTATTGTAAAGGAAGTACCTCAGTCTTTGACTTTGCCCGTATCAAGCATTGACAAAGCACCTTCTTTCATACAAGACATCAACATCAATGAGAACTTCATTGAGGGGATAGGCAAGATTGATAACCGCCTCATTATTGTGCTGGATATCTTTAAAATACTAACCTCAGATGAGATAATGGAACTGAGAGGTTAA
- a CDS encoding response regulator has translation MEITEKKRILIVDDSFYMRTMLKNMLLDAGYDVVGEAPDGKTAIEMAKEKIPDLVTLDVILPDNTGLDVLKAIKQNNSDIKVIIVSAVGQEVIVNEATEYGALTYIVKPFSEDKVLEALNQAFQE, from the coding sequence ATGGAAATCACTGAGAAAAAGAGAATATTAATTGTAGACGATTCTTTCTACATGCGCACCATGCTGAAAAACATGTTGCTAGATGCTGGCTATGATGTAGTGGGCGAAGCCCCAGATGGAAAAACAGCCATAGAGATGGCGAAAGAAAAAATTCCAGATCTGGTGACACTGGATGTAATCCTGCCAGATAACACGGGCCTGGATGTATTAAAAGCCATCAAGCAGAACAACTCTGACATAAAGGTGATTATTGTAAGCGCCGTGGGCCAGGAGGTGATTGTCAATGAGGCCACAGAGTATGGCGCTTTAACTTATATAGTAAAGCCGTTCTCTGAGGACAAAGTATTGGAAGCCTTAAATCAAGCCTTCCAGGAATAG
- a CDS encoding CheB methylesterase domain-containing protein, with protein sequence MINAEPHLEVVDTAQTKDELLSKAFDLQPDVIVATPGLTVSGKLPLFTPVYGQQSSLLVMISQKMESFQESILLDADGASLLQSTSSLTSGKLLGVKYELMNKLRALVKGCTQPVSFKPKHQGVEVFRLNDAVDSVSDTKPLCVVVLGASTGGSTALEYVLRDLVVQQPTVILVAIHMPEKFTKRLAKRLQKLTKWQVEEGRKGMQLEANTVIIAPGGQDMFIRRNALKPELLTLDLVPATSPVLESPSVDTLMQSAAYCAGDRVLGIIMTGMGQDGTKGAQEIRNMGGVIIAQNAETSSIFGMAKSAIENGVVNGVVALGQIHSMISRFAAERHLSHALQSELSR encoded by the coding sequence ATGATCAATGCTGAGCCCCATCTGGAGGTGGTGGATACTGCCCAAACCAAAGATGAGTTATTGAGCAAAGCGTTTGACTTGCAACCAGATGTGATTGTAGCCACCCCGGGTTTAACGGTAAGCGGTAAGCTCCCTTTATTCACGCCGGTATATGGGCAGCAGTCGTCTTTGTTGGTTATGATTTCACAAAAGATGGAGTCTTTTCAAGAATCCATTCTTTTGGACGCAGACGGTGCATCCTTGCTTCAATCCACTAGTAGCCTGACTTCGGGTAAACTGCTGGGAGTTAAGTATGAATTAATGAATAAGTTGCGGGCCTTGGTCAAAGGATGTACCCAACCGGTTTCATTTAAACCCAAACACCAAGGGGTAGAAGTATTCAGACTAAATGATGCAGTTGATTCTGTTTCTGACACGAAACCACTCTGCGTAGTGGTGTTGGGGGCGTCAACGGGTGGTTCTACTGCACTTGAATATGTACTGAGAGACTTAGTAGTACAGCAACCTACGGTCATCTTGGTGGCCATTCATATGCCTGAGAAGTTTACCAAGCGGCTGGCCAAGCGGTTGCAGAAACTCACCAAATGGCAAGTAGAAGAAGGTAGAAAAGGCATGCAATTAGAGGCCAACACGGTCATTATTGCACCGGGAGGGCAGGATATGTTCATCCGTCGGAATGCCTTAAAACCTGAACTGTTAACGCTTGATTTAGTGCCTGCTACTTCTCCAGTTTTAGAGTCGCCGTCTGTAGACACCTTGATGCAATCTGCAGCTTATTGTGCCGGGGATCGTGTACTAGGTATTATTATGACGGGCATGGGGCAAGATGGTACCAAAGGAGCGCAAGAAATAAGAAACATGGGCGGTGTCATCATCGCTCAAAATGCAGAAACATCCTCCATTTTTGGCATGGCAAAATCAGCTATAGAGAATGGGGTGGTAAACGGAGTGGTGGCCTTAGGCCAGATCCATTCCATGATTAGCCGTTTTGCGGCAGAGAGACACCTGAGCCATGCGCTCCAAAGTGAGCTTAGTAGATGA
- a CDS encoding chemotaxis protein CheA: protein MKAREQEYKEIFIAEALEYYDALSRHISDLEKNPQDDQVLAEIFRLLHNLKANAKAIGYLNIADVAHKLETAFGLIRNKELTFSDEVVTVLFDGVDMLGELIGNIDNPVTIEPSPALLRNLDIIASTISENTGEELSKVQKYYTSKNLSLSDLIYIQIKKLDHLLNLVGELIIDRDRILSISKELDHDDLKSVSSHLYRITEELQFSVMDARLVNVGSLFNKFPRIVRDIAVAEKKEINLEIVGQDIQIDRNILQIITDSLLHLMRNAISHGIEKADVRKKQKKSPQGNIILSAQNDRDTVILRLIDDGKGIDQTEVRKAIVNRGFLPADAVEDLRDTEVLSYLFEPGFSLAKEVTEFSGRGVGLDVVKNAIDSIGGRIRVDSQKGIGTTFTMYLPTSIAVKGALLCQVEENYYAIPLMHTDSVVSLPSSELHEVGDLLVADIQGETITIVYLRELFNVDLDQYSGRKSKLSGDVQNIIIVTYNNRKLGLIVDSLLRQQDIVIKALSKPVNTIEIYAGVTLLGSGKVCLVLDVAAITRYFIARR, encoded by the coding sequence ATGAAGGCGAGAGAGCAGGAATACAAGGAGATATTTATAGCCGAAGCGCTAGAGTATTATGATGCGCTCAGCAGGCACATAAGTGATCTTGAGAAAAACCCTCAGGATGACCAGGTGCTGGCCGAGATCTTCAGGTTACTCCATAACCTCAAGGCAAACGCCAAGGCCATCGGGTACCTGAATATTGCGGACGTTGCGCACAAACTAGAGACTGCTTTTGGGCTTATAAGGAACAAGGAGCTAACCTTCAGTGATGAGGTAGTTACCGTGCTGTTTGACGGCGTGGACATGTTGGGGGAGTTGATAGGCAACATTGACAATCCAGTCACCATTGAGCCAAGCCCGGCACTGCTCAGAAACCTAGACATTATTGCCAGTACTATTTCAGAGAATACCGGGGAGGAATTATCTAAGGTGCAGAAGTACTATACTTCTAAGAACCTTTCGCTTTCTGACCTTATCTATATCCAGATTAAAAAGCTGGATCACCTGCTCAATCTGGTAGGTGAGTTAATCATTGACCGGGACCGCATTCTTTCCATTAGCAAAGAATTGGACCATGATGATTTAAAAAGCGTTAGTTCCCATTTGTACCGCATTACCGAGGAACTTCAGTTTAGCGTCATGGATGCCCGCCTGGTAAACGTGGGATCTTTGTTTAACAAGTTTCCGCGCATAGTTCGGGATATTGCCGTAGCTGAGAAAAAGGAAATAAATCTGGAGATTGTAGGACAGGATATTCAGATTGACCGTAACATCCTTCAAATCATCACAGACTCTTTGTTGCACCTTATGCGCAATGCTATCTCACATGGCATTGAAAAGGCAGACGTGCGCAAAAAGCAGAAGAAATCGCCTCAAGGCAACATCATCCTTTCTGCCCAAAACGACCGCGACACGGTTATCTTACGGTTAATTGATGATGGAAAAGGAATTGACCAGACAGAGGTTAGAAAGGCCATTGTCAATAGAGGGTTTTTACCAGCAGACGCTGTAGAAGACTTGCGGGACACTGAAGTGCTTTCCTACTTGTTTGAGCCTGGTTTTTCCTTGGCAAAAGAAGTGACAGAATTCTCTGGCCGAGGCGTTGGATTAGATGTGGTGAAAAATGCCATTGATTCTATTGGAGGGCGCATCCGGGTAGATTCTCAAAAGGGGATAGGTACCACTTTTACCATGTACCTGCCTACTTCCATTGCCGTAAAAGGAGCCTTGTTGTGCCAAGTGGAAGAGAATTATTACGCTATTCCGCTTATGCATACAGACTCGGTGGTGTCATTACCATCTAGTGAATTACATGAAGTAGGAGACTTACTGGTAGCCGATATTCAAGGCGAAACCATTACAATTGTGTATCTGCGCGAGCTGTTCAATGTAGACCTTGACCAGTACAGTGGCCGTAAATCTAAACTATCAGGTGATGTGCAAAACATCATCATTGTGACTTATAATAACCGGAAGCTTGGTCTTATAGTAGACAGTCTATTGCGTCAGCAAGACATTGTGATTAAAGCATTAAGCAAACCCGTGAATACCATTGAAATTTATGCTGGCGTGACACTATTAGGCTCGGGCAAGGTTTGCCTGGTGCTGGATGTGGCCGCTATTACAAGATATTTTATTGCCCGAAGGTAA
- a CDS encoding chemotaxis protein CheC, with the protein MELQVNELERDIIKEILNIGLARAADSFAAIAKDRVLLKVPDLQLMEANELIEIVRAYEKSHTIIQSDIKGDLNGSTLMLFSELHIEQLSAVCLGMTVDPKDPLTEMQESLLLEISNIITGALVTQLANILKANIYGSPPVAPKNDIAESLKSIFTEHPLFQPLVFTVITQFTNNTQMVELPLLLFFDTTTFIKILEIIRSYNFLAK; encoded by the coding sequence ATGGAGCTTCAAGTAAATGAACTAGAGCGGGATATCATCAAAGAAATCCTTAACATAGGGTTGGCCCGGGCCGCAGATTCGTTTGCAGCTATTGCAAAAGACCGCGTATTGCTCAAGGTGCCAGACCTGCAGTTAATGGAGGCCAATGAACTGATTGAGATCGTGCGCGCCTATGAAAAGTCGCACACCATCATTCAGTCAGACATCAAAGGTGACTTGAACGGCTCTACGTTGATGCTGTTCTCAGAACTGCACATTGAGCAGCTTTCTGCCGTTTGCCTAGGCATGACCGTTGATCCCAAAGATCCCTTGACAGAAATGCAGGAGTCGCTTCTGTTGGAGATAAGCAATATTATCACGGGCGCCTTGGTGACGCAGTTGGCCAATATCTTAAAGGCTAACATTTATGGCTCGCCGCCCGTGGCGCCTAAGAATGACATAGCAGAGTCTTTGAAGAGCATTTTCACGGAGCATCCTTTGTTTCAGCCTTTGGTATTCACGGTCATCACGCAGTTTACCAATAATACCCAAATGGTAGAATTGCCTTTGCTGCTGTTTTTTGACACCACCACCTTCATCAAAATACTGGAGATCATCCGTTCGTATAACTTCCTGGCCAAGTAA